The Arachis ipaensis cultivar K30076 chromosome B07, Araip1.1, whole genome shotgun sequence genome includes a window with the following:
- the LOC107609344 gene encoding filament-like plant protein isoform X2 produces MDKKRWLWKHNSSKKGPGETDSSGSVSSHSEEGSKESPNGSSLSPAVTSKTAAWANDANCPFSNEQLPVETSKPLSTAGMMNDGLLEKDEHGENENIKNVEEGYLMSKKLSAALVNVNTKEDLVKQHAKVAEEAIAGWEKAENEVSFLKKQLEAATHKSSTLEDRVTHLDGALKECVRQLRQTREKQEENMGDAIEQRTCDLELAKIKLQRRVSELQSKLEACNAKSSVDLEFCHKVELLEKENMALRQELLAQSEELEMRTIERDLSTQAAETASKQYLESIKKIAKLEAECRRLKSIASRASVVNDHKSAVSSSFCVESFTDSQSDSGEQLNAVEIDTHKTTCSDPNKCEPSCSDSWASALIVELDQFKNEMSRQTPTNSVKLDLMDDFLEMERLVALPETKNESHVQESVVDDHCIIEKSSPGAQFEIMNKQMDELREKLEKVELEKAELEMALMKSEESIKESQHQMSYTEKKVEELQEELENAYKSKEMIENYLISMEAEAQTLSAKVDVLEAEVDKERAVSEEIAMKFKVLEQELQTKSAEVDVLEAEVNKERTASDKMVTKCKDLEEKLKTKSADVDILEAEVNKERVASDKIMTKCKDLEEELKSKSAKLDLLEAEVDKERAVSEEIAMKFKDLKEELESKKQEEILRSTSSSYAEKKIKQEDLALAAGKLAECQKTIASLGNQLKSLATLEDFFIDTASIPASPSLVAQASGELWKLHSNDTFSPKRDSNTSGLAVGSSGQSLNKNEESLPPLSSSSTSLAALTPNHVGSEKSRNGFAKFFSRTKSGIRLEI; encoded by the exons GGAATCTCCAAATGGAAGTAGCCTGTCCCCTGCTGTCACCTCAAAAACCGCAGCCTGGGCAAATGATGCAAATTGTCCATTTTCTAATGAACAATTGCCTGTAGAAACTTCAAAACCTCTATCTACTGCAGGTATGATGAACGATGGTTTGCTAGAGAAAGATGAACATggagaaaatgaaaatataaaaaatgtagAGGAAGGTTATCTTATGTCGAAGAAGCTATCTGCAGCGCTCGTCAATGTCAATACCAAAGAAGATTTGGTTAAGCAGCATGCGAAAGTTGCTGAAGAAGCCATTGCAG GCTGGGAAAAGGCTGAAAATGAAGTGTCATTTTTGAAGAAGCAACTTGAAGCAGCAACTCACAAGAGTTCCACTCTGGAAGATCGAGTCACCCATCTTGATGGTGCACTTAAGGAGTGTGTTAGGCAGTTAAGACAGACAAGAGAAAAGCAGGAAGAGAATATGGGTGATGCAATAGAACAGCGGACTTGTGACTTGGAATTGGCCAAAATTAAACTTCAGAGAAGAGTTTCTGAGCTCCAGAGCAAATTAGAGGCTTGTAATGCCAAATCTTCTGTTGATCTTGAATTTTGTCACAAGGTTGAGCTTTTGGAGAAAGAGAACATGGCTCTCCGGCAGGAACTCTTGGCTCAATCAGAAGAGCTGGAAATGAGGACAATTGAGAGAGATTTAAGTACTCAAGCTGCTGAGACAGCTAGCAAGCAATACTTAGAAAGCATCAAGAAAATAGCCAAGCTGGAGGCTGAGTGCCGGAGACTGAAGAGCATTGCTTCAAGAGCTTCTGTAGTTAATGATCATAAATCTGCTGTTTCATCCTCATTTTGTGTTGAGTCTTTCACAGACAGTCAATCAGACAGTGGGGAGCAACTTAATGCAGTTGAGATTGATACCCACAAGACAACCTGCTCAGACCCGAACAAGTGTGAGCCGAGTTGTTCTGATTCATGGGCATCTGCATTAATAGTCGAGCTTGATCAGTTTAAGAATGAAATGTCCCGACAAACTCCAACCAATTCTGTTAAACTTGATCTCATGGATGATTTTCTTGAAATGGAACGACTTGTTGCATTGCCTGAGACCAAGAATGAAAGCCATGTCCAGGAGTCAGTTGTTGACGATCACTGCATTATTGAGAAAAGCTCTCCCGGAGCACAGTTTGAGATCATGAATAAACAAATGGATGAACTAAGAGAGAAGTTAGAGAAGGTTGAATTGGAAAAAGCTGAACTAGAGATGGCTTTGATGAAAAGTGAAGAGTCTATTAAGGAGTCGCAGCATCAGATGAGTTACACAGAAAAAAAAGTGGAGGAGTTGCAAGAGGAACTTGAAAATGCCTACAAATCAAAAGAAATGATAGAAAATTACCTGATTAGCATGGAGGCAGAAGCTCAAACATTATCAGCAAAGGTTGATGTATTAGAAGCAGAGGTAGATAAGGAGAGGGCCGTGTCGGAAGAAATTGCGATGAAGTTTAAGGTGTTGGAGCAAGAGCTACAAACCAAATCTGCAGAGGTTGACGTATTAGAAGCAGAGGTTAATAAGGAGAGGACTGCATCTGATAAAATGGTGACCAAGTGTAAGGACTTGGAGGAAAAGCTAAAAACTAAATCTGCAGATGTTGACATATTAGAAGCAGAGGTTAATAAGGAGAGGGTTGCTTCGGATAAAATCATGACCAAGTGTAAGGACTTGGAGGAAGAGCTAAAATCCAAATCTGCAAAGCTTGACTTATTAGAAGCAGAGGTAGATAAAGAAAGAGCTGTGTCagaagaaattgcaatgaaattTAAGGATTTGAAGGAAGAGCTAGAAAGCAAGAAGCAGGAAGAGATACTTAGATCAACAAGTAGCTCTTATGCAGAAAAGAAGATAAAGCAG GAGGATCTAGCTCTGGCTGCCGGAAAGCTTGCAGAGTGCCAGAAAACAATAGCTTCCCTGGGGAACCAGTTAAAATCCCTAGCTACACTGGAAGATTTCTTTATTGACACTGCTAGCATTCCAGCAAGTCCGTCGCTTGTTGCTCAAGCCAGTGGCGAGTTATGGAAGCTGCATTCCAACGACACATTTTCACCGAAAAGAGATTCCAATACTTCAGGGTTGGCTGTTGGGAGCTCTGGCCAATCCTTAAACAAAAACGAAGAGAGCTTGCCGCCTTTGTCATCTTCATCAACTTCTTTGGCTGCCCTCACACCAAACCATGTCGGTTCTGAGAAGAGTCGAAatggttttgcaaaatttttctcTAGAACAAAGAGTGGGATCAGATTGGAAATTTAG
- the LOC107609344 gene encoding filament-like plant protein isoform X1, with the protein MDKKRWLWKHNSSKKGPGETDSSGSVSSHSEQEGSKESPNGSSLSPAVTSKTAAWANDANCPFSNEQLPVETSKPLSTAGMMNDGLLEKDEHGENENIKNVEEGYLMSKKLSAALVNVNTKEDLVKQHAKVAEEAIAGWEKAENEVSFLKKQLEAATHKSSTLEDRVTHLDGALKECVRQLRQTREKQEENMGDAIEQRTCDLELAKIKLQRRVSELQSKLEACNAKSSVDLEFCHKVELLEKENMALRQELLAQSEELEMRTIERDLSTQAAETASKQYLESIKKIAKLEAECRRLKSIASRASVVNDHKSAVSSSFCVESFTDSQSDSGEQLNAVEIDTHKTTCSDPNKCEPSCSDSWASALIVELDQFKNEMSRQTPTNSVKLDLMDDFLEMERLVALPETKNESHVQESVVDDHCIIEKSSPGAQFEIMNKQMDELREKLEKVELEKAELEMALMKSEESIKESQHQMSYTEKKVEELQEELENAYKSKEMIENYLISMEAEAQTLSAKVDVLEAEVDKERAVSEEIAMKFKVLEQELQTKSAEVDVLEAEVNKERTASDKMVTKCKDLEEKLKTKSADVDILEAEVNKERVASDKIMTKCKDLEEELKSKSAKLDLLEAEVDKERAVSEEIAMKFKDLKEELESKKQEEILRSTSSSYAEKKIKQEDLALAAGKLAECQKTIASLGNQLKSLATLEDFFIDTASIPASPSLVAQASGELWKLHSNDTFSPKRDSNTSGLAVGSSGQSLNKNEESLPPLSSSSTSLAALTPNHVGSEKSRNGFAKFFSRTKSGIRLEI; encoded by the exons GGAATCTCCAAATGGAAGTAGCCTGTCCCCTGCTGTCACCTCAAAAACCGCAGCCTGGGCAAATGATGCAAATTGTCCATTTTCTAATGAACAATTGCCTGTAGAAACTTCAAAACCTCTATCTACTGCAGGTATGATGAACGATGGTTTGCTAGAGAAAGATGAACATggagaaaatgaaaatataaaaaatgtagAGGAAGGTTATCTTATGTCGAAGAAGCTATCTGCAGCGCTCGTCAATGTCAATACCAAAGAAGATTTGGTTAAGCAGCATGCGAAAGTTGCTGAAGAAGCCATTGCAG GCTGGGAAAAGGCTGAAAATGAAGTGTCATTTTTGAAGAAGCAACTTGAAGCAGCAACTCACAAGAGTTCCACTCTGGAAGATCGAGTCACCCATCTTGATGGTGCACTTAAGGAGTGTGTTAGGCAGTTAAGACAGACAAGAGAAAAGCAGGAAGAGAATATGGGTGATGCAATAGAACAGCGGACTTGTGACTTGGAATTGGCCAAAATTAAACTTCAGAGAAGAGTTTCTGAGCTCCAGAGCAAATTAGAGGCTTGTAATGCCAAATCTTCTGTTGATCTTGAATTTTGTCACAAGGTTGAGCTTTTGGAGAAAGAGAACATGGCTCTCCGGCAGGAACTCTTGGCTCAATCAGAAGAGCTGGAAATGAGGACAATTGAGAGAGATTTAAGTACTCAAGCTGCTGAGACAGCTAGCAAGCAATACTTAGAAAGCATCAAGAAAATAGCCAAGCTGGAGGCTGAGTGCCGGAGACTGAAGAGCATTGCTTCAAGAGCTTCTGTAGTTAATGATCATAAATCTGCTGTTTCATCCTCATTTTGTGTTGAGTCTTTCACAGACAGTCAATCAGACAGTGGGGAGCAACTTAATGCAGTTGAGATTGATACCCACAAGACAACCTGCTCAGACCCGAACAAGTGTGAGCCGAGTTGTTCTGATTCATGGGCATCTGCATTAATAGTCGAGCTTGATCAGTTTAAGAATGAAATGTCCCGACAAACTCCAACCAATTCTGTTAAACTTGATCTCATGGATGATTTTCTTGAAATGGAACGACTTGTTGCATTGCCTGAGACCAAGAATGAAAGCCATGTCCAGGAGTCAGTTGTTGACGATCACTGCATTATTGAGAAAAGCTCTCCCGGAGCACAGTTTGAGATCATGAATAAACAAATGGATGAACTAAGAGAGAAGTTAGAGAAGGTTGAATTGGAAAAAGCTGAACTAGAGATGGCTTTGATGAAAAGTGAAGAGTCTATTAAGGAGTCGCAGCATCAGATGAGTTACACAGAAAAAAAAGTGGAGGAGTTGCAAGAGGAACTTGAAAATGCCTACAAATCAAAAGAAATGATAGAAAATTACCTGATTAGCATGGAGGCAGAAGCTCAAACATTATCAGCAAAGGTTGATGTATTAGAAGCAGAGGTAGATAAGGAGAGGGCCGTGTCGGAAGAAATTGCGATGAAGTTTAAGGTGTTGGAGCAAGAGCTACAAACCAAATCTGCAGAGGTTGACGTATTAGAAGCAGAGGTTAATAAGGAGAGGACTGCATCTGATAAAATGGTGACCAAGTGTAAGGACTTGGAGGAAAAGCTAAAAACTAAATCTGCAGATGTTGACATATTAGAAGCAGAGGTTAATAAGGAGAGGGTTGCTTCGGATAAAATCATGACCAAGTGTAAGGACTTGGAGGAAGAGCTAAAATCCAAATCTGCAAAGCTTGACTTATTAGAAGCAGAGGTAGATAAAGAAAGAGCTGTGTCagaagaaattgcaatgaaattTAAGGATTTGAAGGAAGAGCTAGAAAGCAAGAAGCAGGAAGAGATACTTAGATCAACAAGTAGCTCTTATGCAGAAAAGAAGATAAAGCAG GAGGATCTAGCTCTGGCTGCCGGAAAGCTTGCAGAGTGCCAGAAAACAATAGCTTCCCTGGGGAACCAGTTAAAATCCCTAGCTACACTGGAAGATTTCTTTATTGACACTGCTAGCATTCCAGCAAGTCCGTCGCTTGTTGCTCAAGCCAGTGGCGAGTTATGGAAGCTGCATTCCAACGACACATTTTCACCGAAAAGAGATTCCAATACTTCAGGGTTGGCTGTTGGGAGCTCTGGCCAATCCTTAAACAAAAACGAAGAGAGCTTGCCGCCTTTGTCATCTTCATCAACTTCTTTGGCTGCCCTCACACCAAACCATGTCGGTTCTGAGAAGAGTCGAAatggttttgcaaaatttttctcTAGAACAAAGAGTGGGATCAGATTGGAAATTTAG